The following are from one region of the Thermococcus sp. genome:
- a CDS encoding PINc/VapC family ATPase: MKVFVADTSVIVDGRLTQFLSALGEEAKVVIPESVVAEIEHQANEGKAIGHTGLEELKKLRDMAERGELTLEFYGGRPELWQIRRAKAGEIDHMVREVAQALGATLITGDRVQRDVAIAKGIDVVYLYAKRELRHKLEDFFDETTMSVHLKGGMPPVAKKGKPGEWQLVTIRKESLMDEELHEIADDIVERAKRDPESFIELDEPGATVVQLRNYRIVIAKPPFADRIEITAVRPVKKLNIEDYELSEKLLERLKDKAEGILIAGAPGEGKTTFAQALAEWYAGMGRVVKTMEKPRDLQVGEEITQYTALNGRMELTGDILLLVRPDYTIFDEMRKTSDFKIYADLRLAGVGMVGVVHATKPIDAIQRFIGRVELGMIPQITDTVIFIKAGRVSKVLTLEYLVKVPSGMKEEDLARPVIEVRDFETGELEYEIYTYGEEVSIVPVRREEKSPAFKLAERRLKQEIKKFLPDVYAEVEVVSPHKAIVYADEFDIPAIIGKKGKRITELEKRIGISIDVKSFAEREAEKPKEKIPVEVEEKKKTIVFHVSPDYAKRPLKFYGGEQYVFTATPSKKGLVKVSKSTPIGKELKRLIEAGIPIWAST, from the coding sequence ATGAAAGTTTTTGTCGCTGACACGAGCGTTATAGTTGACGGGAGGCTTACACAGTTCCTCTCAGCACTCGGGGAGGAAGCTAAGGTTGTCATCCCCGAGTCGGTTGTCGCCGAGATCGAGCATCAGGCAAATGAGGGAAAGGCTATAGGCCACACCGGCCTTGAAGAGCTCAAAAAGCTCCGTGATATGGCCGAGAGAGGAGAGTTAACCCTCGAGTTCTACGGTGGGAGGCCGGAGCTATGGCAGATACGACGTGCAAAAGCAGGTGAGATCGATCACATGGTTAGGGAAGTCGCCCAGGCTCTCGGTGCCACACTGATAACCGGGGACAGGGTCCAAAGGGACGTCGCCATCGCAAAGGGCATCGACGTGGTGTACCTCTACGCAAAAAGGGAGCTACGCCACAAACTGGAGGACTTCTTCGACGAGACCACTATGAGCGTTCACCTGAAGGGAGGGATGCCTCCCGTTGCCAAGAAGGGGAAACCCGGGGAGTGGCAACTCGTTACAATACGAAAGGAATCCCTCATGGATGAAGAGTTACACGAGATAGCGGATGACATCGTTGAGCGAGCGAAGCGAGACCCAGAGTCTTTCATCGAACTCGACGAACCGGGGGCGACGGTTGTCCAGCTCAGGAACTACCGCATAGTCATCGCCAAGCCACCCTTCGCGGACAGAATCGAGATAACCGCAGTCAGACCTGTTAAAAAGCTGAACATAGAGGACTACGAGCTGAGCGAGAAGCTCCTTGAGAGGCTGAAAGACAAAGCGGAGGGCATCCTTATAGCGGGAGCACCGGGTGAGGGCAAGACAACCTTCGCCCAGGCCTTGGCCGAGTGGTACGCAGGGATGGGTAGGGTCGTCAAGACGATGGAGAAGCCGAGGGACCTGCAGGTGGGCGAGGAGATAACCCAGTACACCGCTTTGAACGGCAGGATGGAGCTCACCGGCGACATACTGCTCCTCGTCAGACCGGACTACACGATATTCGACGAGATGAGAAAAACCAGCGACTTCAAGATATATGCCGATTTGAGGCTCGCGGGGGTTGGTATGGTCGGAGTTGTTCACGCGACGAAGCCGATAGACGCTATCCAGCGCTTCATCGGAAGGGTGGAGCTCGGAATGATACCGCAGATAACCGATACCGTCATCTTCATAAAGGCGGGCCGCGTTTCGAAGGTCCTGACGCTCGAGTACCTTGTCAAGGTGCCCAGTGGCATGAAGGAGGAGGACCTGGCCAGGCCCGTGATAGAGGTTCGCGATTTCGAGACCGGCGAGCTGGAGTACGAGATATACACCTACGGCGAAGAGGTCAGCATCGTCCCGGTCAGAAGGGAGGAGAAATCCCCGGCATTTAAACTAGCGGAGAGGCGACTCAAGCAGGAGATAAAGAAGTTCCTGCCCGATGTCTACGCCGAGGTGGAGGTAGTCAGCCCGCACAAGGCGATAGTCTACGCGGACGAGTTCGATATCCCTGCAATAATCGGCAAGAAGGGCAAGAGAATTACCGAACTGGAGAAGAGAATCGGCATAAGCATCGACGTCAAAAGCTTCGCCGAGCGCGAGGCAGAGAAGCCAAAGGAGAAGATACCGGTTGAGGTCGAGGAGAAGAAGAAAACCATAGTCTTCCACGTCTCGCCGGACTACGCGAAGAGGCCGCTCAAGTTCTACGGCGGTGAGCAGTATGTCTTCACCGCAACGCCCAGCAAGAAGGGTCTCGTGAAGGTGAGCAAGAGCACGCCCATAGGAAAAGAGCTGAAAAGACTCATAGAAGCAGGGATACCCATCTGGGCCAGTACGTAA
- the minD gene encoding cell division ATPase MinD, with translation MGRLISIASGKGGTGKTTTTANLSIALGKMGFKVLAIDADLTMANLSLVMGIDDASITIHDVLAGRAEITDSIYATAFENVHLIPAAIDWEHVIRADPRKLPENIKKLKAQFDFVLIDCPAGLQMDAMNAMLSGDEVLLVTNPEISCITDTMKVGIVLKKAGLVILGFVLNRYGRSDNDIPPDVAEEVMEVPLLAVIPEDPSVREATLEGVPVVEYRPTSKGAEAYMDLAKEVARISGLKAKVLGGAY, from the coding sequence ATGGGGCGTCTTATATCCATTGCTTCCGGCAAGGGAGGCACCGGGAAAACCACCACTACCGCTAACCTCTCAATAGCCCTGGGCAAGATGGGGTTCAAGGTTCTGGCGATTGATGCTGACTTAACCATGGCCAACCTCAGTCTTGTGATGGGTATAGACGATGCCAGCATAACTATTCATGATGTACTGGCTGGTAGGGCTGAGATAACCGATTCGATATACGCTACAGCTTTTGAAAACGTCCACTTGATCCCGGCCGCGATCGACTGGGAGCACGTCATCAGGGCGGACCCCAGAAAGCTCCCTGAGAACATAAAGAAGCTCAAGGCCCAGTTTGACTTCGTTCTGATCGACTGTCCCGCGGGCCTTCAGATGGACGCTATGAACGCGATGCTGAGTGGTGATGAGGTTCTCTTGGTCACGAACCCGGAGATCTCGTGCATAACCGACACGATGAAGGTTGGTATAGTCCTCAAAAAGGCGGGTTTGGTTATCTTGGGTTTCGTACTCAATCGTTACGGGAGGAGTGACAACGATATCCCCCCCGACGTGGCGGAGGAGGTGATGGAGGTTCCGCTACTTGCGGTTATTCCAGAGGATCCCTCGGTCAGGGAGGCCACCCTGGAGGGCGTCCCGGTCGTGGAGTACAGGCCCACCTCCAAGGGCGCGGAGGCCTACATGGACTTGGCTAAGGAAGTGGCCAGGATCTCCGGCCTTAAGGCAAAAGTTCTGGGGGGCGCCTATTAG
- a CDS encoding asparagine synthase-related protein: protein MCLVAGGIGEGIRGKFIAMINAGKHRGGDSFGVWTDGGVLKSEDFSEVGEIPDGSIGLLQCRLAMTGSKEFMQPFFNRLVLVHNGEVYNHRPLRSWLMGREVSFESDVDSEVILRLIEYLLENGLGIESAIRKSMGLLDGDYAVGLSDGRDIYLFRDPLGIRPLYYSRGGFFASEKKVLWAIGEEAIAVRPGEVVRISRTGVERRKVFELRAVGKTYPSIERAELALVKTIEPSVKGRVGRKTGVLFSGGLDSSVVALLASKYSDVVLYTAGVEESPDVTWARRVSDALGLPLRERLFDEEDVKEAVERVIFAIEEPSAMNLAIGLPLYFATKLASADGVKVLLSGGGADELFGGYAKYVGDPSLMEEDLRNLSERNLARDDKITMLNGVEGRFPFLSLPVVQTALKTPLEFKIRGDTRKLILRRTALRLGLPEWVVKREKKAAQYGSGAQKILGRLAKRRGLRLHEYAEYLFNGVFKRG, encoded by the coding sequence ATGTGTCTGGTGGCAGGGGGAATCGGTGAGGGCATCCGGGGAAAGTTCATCGCGATGATCAACGCCGGAAAGCACAGGGGAGGGGATAGCTTCGGTGTTTGGACCGACGGCGGTGTCCTCAAAAGTGAGGACTTCTCCGAGGTTGGTGAGATACCCGACGGTAGTATAGGGCTTCTTCAGTGCAGGCTTGCAATGACGGGTTCCAAGGAGTTTATGCAGCCTTTTTTCAATCGTCTGGTTCTCGTGCACAACGGGGAGGTATACAATCACCGTCCCCTACGGTCTTGGTTAATGGGCAGAGAGGTCTCGTTTGAGAGTGATGTTGACAGCGAGGTCATACTTCGCCTTATCGAGTACCTGCTGGAGAACGGGTTGGGAATCGAGTCCGCGATAAGGAAATCTATGGGGCTCCTGGATGGGGACTACGCTGTGGGGCTGAGCGACGGGAGGGACATCTATCTCTTCCGGGATCCCCTCGGCATAAGGCCCCTCTATTACTCCCGGGGAGGTTTCTTTGCCTCGGAGAAGAAGGTTCTCTGGGCCATTGGGGAGGAAGCCATAGCCGTTCGGCCTGGAGAAGTTGTGAGGATATCCCGAACGGGGGTCGAAAGGAGAAAGGTGTTTGAACTGAGAGCGGTTGGGAAAACCTACCCCAGCATAGAGAGGGCTGAGCTGGCCCTTGTAAAAACCATTGAACCTTCGGTTAAGGGGAGGGTAGGCAGAAAAACGGGTGTCCTCTTCTCCGGGGGGTTGGATAGTTCGGTAGTTGCGCTACTGGCGTCGAAATACTCCGATGTTGTCCTGTACACCGCGGGGGTGGAGGAGAGCCCGGACGTGACGTGGGCCCGCAGGGTCAGTGACGCCCTTGGACTTCCGCTTAGGGAACGCCTCTTCGACGAAGAAGACGTCAAAGAAGCTGTTGAAAGGGTGATCTTCGCCATTGAAGAACCCAGCGCGATGAACCTTGCCATAGGTCTTCCCCTGTACTTCGCCACAAAGCTCGCCAGTGCTGATGGGGTTAAGGTGCTCCTCAGCGGCGGCGGTGCAGACGAGCTCTTCGGTGGCTACGCCAAGTACGTTGGGGACCCCAGCCTGATGGAGGAGGATCTGCGGAACTTGAGTGAGAGGAACCTTGCCAGGGACGATAAGATCACCATGTTGAACGGTGTTGAGGGCCGCTTCCCGTTCCTCTCCCTGCCCGTTGTGCAGACCGCGCTGAAAACGCCCCTTGAGTTTAAGATACGCGGTGACACCCGAAAGCTCATCCTCCGCAGAACCGCCCTCCGGCTGGGCCTTCCAGAATGGGTGGTGAAACGGGAAAAAAAGGCGGCCCAGTACGGAAGCGGGGCCCAGAAAATCCTGGGAAGGCTCGCCAAGAGGAGGGGTCTGAGACTCCACGAATACGCGGAATACCTTTTCAATGGGGTTTTTAAACGGGGGTGA
- a CDS encoding glycosyltransferase family 4 protein, producing MRILMVGHYPPHGGGVATHLDNLVKELRVRHEVHVLTYGPVKVRKWEEGLVHQVNVPPVYGLRGTVFALLGARKILELDSLYDFDLVHAHFVGTTSYAAALAKPRIRKPLVITAHGSDLQHTATLTLGRFYVVKSLKAADRVVTVSHELAKIAARLGVGGIRVIPNGIKHMKRGRNLRRRRYVTFIGALREYKSPETFIELARHFPDRGFLIVGDGPLRKRLEKAAPNNVRFLGYRDDVGEVLSKTLLLVLPSSREGFGLVVLEANSFNVPVVGRAVGGVPELIRGGKNGLLFQTFDELLNAVSVLLEPKSNRKMGSIGKNVVEAYRWERAASAIEGIYRELVG from the coding sequence ATGAGAATTCTAATGGTAGGTCATTATCCCCCACACGGCGGGGGAGTCGCAACGCATCTGGACAATCTGGTAAAAGAGCTCCGTGTGAGGCATGAGGTTCATGTGCTCACCTACGGGCCGGTTAAAGTTCGAAAATGGGAAGAGGGGCTGGTTCATCAGGTGAACGTTCCGCCGGTCTATGGACTAAGGGGGACGGTTTTTGCCCTTCTGGGGGCACGGAAGATCTTGGAGCTCGATTCCCTGTATGACTTTGATCTCGTGCACGCTCATTTTGTGGGGACCACCAGCTACGCCGCAGCCCTGGCCAAACCCAGAATAAGGAAGCCGCTGGTGATAACCGCCCATGGCAGCGACCTTCAGCACACCGCCACACTGACCCTGGGCAGGTTTTACGTAGTTAAGAGCCTGAAGGCAGCGGATAGGGTTGTAACGGTGAGTCATGAGCTTGCGAAGATCGCGGCAAGGTTGGGGGTAGGCGGTATCAGAGTAATCCCCAACGGAATAAAACACATGAAACGGGGAAGGAACCTCAGGAGAAGACGTTACGTAACTTTTATAGGTGCCCTCCGGGAGTATAAATCTCCTGAAACCTTTATAGAACTTGCCAGGCACTTTCCTGATCGTGGGTTCCTGATCGTGGGTGACGGTCCTCTCAGAAAGAGACTCGAGAAAGCTGCCCCGAACAACGTACGCTTCCTTGGGTATCGGGACGATGTGGGGGAGGTGCTCTCTAAGACCCTCCTCCTCGTGCTCCCCTCCAGCAGGGAGGGCTTTGGACTGGTCGTCCTTGAGGCCAACAGCTTTAATGTGCCTGTGGTCGGACGGGCCGTTGGAGGTGTGCCAGAACTCATCCGGGGCGGAAAGAACGGTTTGCTGTTTCAGACGTTTGATGAACTTCTTAATGCGGTCAGTGTCCTCCTGGAACCAAAATCAAATAGAAAGATGGGGAGCATCGGGAAAAACGTCGTGGAAGCATATCGCTGGGAGAGGGCGGCCTCTGCGATCGAGGGCATTTACCGTGAGCTCGTTGGATAA
- a CDS encoding L-threonylcarbamoyladenylate synthase: protein MTVVINMRDGIDERKLAVAVRFILDGKLVAFPTETVYGLGADALNEKAVRRIFEAKGRPADNPLIVHIARFDDLYLLARDVPGEAKVLARKFWPGPLTLVLPRGEGVPDVTTGGLDTVAVRMPAHPIALALIRESTPVAAPSANISGKPSPTLAEHVVDDFYGRIECIIDAGETRIGVESTVLDLSSEKPTLLRPGGLPLEEIEGVIGEVRIHPAVRGELVEVARAPGMKYRHYSPNAQVILVEGPRDRVRDRVTMLVEEYRSRGLRVGVMATREYDADEFVHLGSTDVEVARNVFRALRELDKRDVDIIIAEGVDEKGLGFAVMNRLRKAAGYRIVWA from the coding sequence GTGACGGTTGTAATCAACATGCGAGACGGAATTGACGAGAGGAAGCTTGCCGTGGCCGTCAGGTTCATACTGGATGGCAAACTGGTTGCCTTCCCCACTGAAACCGTCTACGGCCTTGGGGCAGACGCCCTCAACGAAAAAGCCGTCAGGAGGATCTTTGAGGCCAAGGGAAGGCCCGCAGACAATCCGCTTATAGTCCATATAGCGCGTTTTGACGACCTTTACCTGCTTGCGAGGGACGTGCCGGGGGAGGCGAAAGTTCTGGCTCGGAAGTTCTGGCCTGGACCGCTTACGCTGGTTCTCCCCCGCGGAGAGGGTGTTCCCGACGTCACCACCGGGGGCCTGGACACCGTGGCCGTAAGGATGCCCGCTCATCCAATTGCACTTGCCCTGATACGGGAAAGCACACCGGTGGCAGCTCCATCTGCGAACATAAGCGGAAAGCCCAGTCCGACCCTAGCGGAGCACGTGGTTGACGACTTCTACGGCAGGATAGAGTGCATAATAGATGCAGGGGAAACACGCATAGGGGTCGAATCAACGGTGCTCGATCTGAGCTCAGAAAAACCCACCCTGCTCCGTCCTGGGGGTCTGCCCCTGGAAGAGATAGAGGGGGTAATCGGTGAGGTTCGGATACACCCGGCGGTCAGGGGAGAGCTGGTGGAGGTTGCTAGGGCCCCGGGTATGAAGTACAGGCACTACTCCCCAAACGCGCAGGTGATTCTGGTCGAGGGGCCCAGGGATAGGGTCAGGGATAGGGTAACTATGCTGGTGGAGGAGTACCGTTCGAGGGGCCTTAGGGTGGGTGTTATGGCCACCAGGGAGTACGATGCCGACGAGTTTGTGCACCTTGGAAGCACCGATGTGGAGGTTGCTAGGAACGTGTTCAGAGCACTCAGGGAGCTGGACAAACGGGATGTTGACATCATAATTGCCGAGGGTGTGGATGAAAAGGGCCTGGGCTTTGCGGTCATGAACCGACTTAGAAAAGCAGCTGGGTACAGGATAGTGTGGGCATAG
- a CDS encoding nucleotidyltransferase domain-containing protein, with amino-acid sequence MPREKVVRIWDERGVIYSPKRWRYLREKRKKALQIMRKLAVFDPLLYGSVARGDVRRDSDIDIFIPIRAPGYLIELALEGLVRRRKIVMATPWHLIKGVIEIDEETTVTFPLIEPTDRELDFYRWGGAIDLWGVKTKERAPGVNKKLILIIPTERGHIEREVVGRESEVARVLGVSTDIVTERVHVLTRRDAIGRTGIYINEEVPDWMSFEEALKLIADRDPDVRRKVRERGGI; translated from the coding sequence ATGCCAAGGGAGAAGGTCGTTAGGATATGGGATGAGAGGGGGGTCATCTATTCCCCGAAGCGATGGAGGTACCTTCGGGAGAAGAGGAAGAAGGCACTCCAGATAATGAGGAAACTGGCCGTTTTTGACCCCCTGTTGTACGGCAGCGTCGCGCGGGGCGACGTGAGGAGGGACAGCGACATAGACATCTTCATACCTATCAGGGCGCCGGGCTATCTTATTGAGTTGGCTCTGGAAGGCCTCGTCAGGAGAAGGAAGATAGTTATGGCGACGCCCTGGCACCTCATCAAGGGAGTAATCGAGATAGACGAGGAAACGACCGTGACGTTTCCATTAATAGAGCCGACCGACAGGGAGCTCGACTTCTACCGCTGGGGTGGAGCGATAGACCTGTGGGGGGTCAAAACCAAGGAGCGCGCTCCCGGCGTTAATAAAAAGCTCATCCTCATAATCCCAACGGAGAGGGGCCACATCGAGAGGGAAGTCGTCGGGCGGGAAAGCGAGGTGGCGAGAGTTTTAGGAGTGAGCACAGACATCGTTACCGAGCGTGTCCATGTTCTCACGAGGAGGGACGCCATCGGAAGGACCGGCATCTACATCAACGAGGAAGTGCCGGACTGGATGAGCTTTGAGGAGGCTCTGAAGCTCATAGCCGACCGCGACCCAGACGTGAGGAGGAAGGTAAGGGAGCGCGGTGGAATATGA
- the serS gene encoding serine--tRNA ligase — MLDIKLIRENPEVVKNDLLKRGEMEKLKWVDEILELDARWREDLRKINQLRKERNRLAIEIGKRKKAGETIDDLLAKSTEIVRGIEELEKEVEELKKRIDYYLWRLPNITHESVPVGKDDTENVPIRFWGKAKVWKGFMDTFLEESLGKMEYETLEWRPKLHVDLLELLKGADLERAAKVSGARFYYLMNELVILDLALVRFALDRLIEKGFTPVVPPYMVHRFVEEGVTSFDDFADVIYKVEGEDLYLIPTAEHPLAGLHANEIIEGKDLPLLYVGFSPCFRKEAGTAGKDTKGIFRVHQFHKVEQFVYSRPEESWEWHEKLIANAEEIFQALEIPYRIVNICTGDLGYVAAKKYDIEAWMAGQGKFREVVSASNCTGWQARRLNIRYRDKTHEKPKFVHTLNSTAIATSRAIVAILENHQTAEGVVKLPKAIWKYTGFKEILPAYMKERCCEN; from the coding sequence ATGCTGGACATAAAGCTCATCCGCGAAAATCCCGAGGTAGTGAAGAACGACCTCCTGAAGCGTGGGGAGATGGAGAAGCTCAAATGGGTTGACGAGATCCTGGAACTTGATGCGAGGTGGCGTGAGGACCTCAGAAAGATCAATCAGCTGAGAAAAGAGCGCAACCGGCTGGCGATTGAAATAGGCAAACGCAAGAAGGCAGGTGAAACCATAGATGACCTCCTCGCAAAGAGCACTGAGATAGTGAGGGGGATAGAGGAGCTTGAAAAGGAAGTCGAGGAGCTCAAGAAGAGGATCGACTACTACCTCTGGCGTCTGCCGAACATCACCCACGAGAGTGTTCCGGTTGGAAAGGACGATACCGAGAACGTCCCGATAAGGTTCTGGGGTAAGGCCAAGGTGTGGAAAGGATTCATGGACACGTTCCTTGAGGAAAGCCTTGGGAAGATGGAGTACGAGACCTTGGAATGGAGGCCGAAGCTTCACGTTGACCTGCTTGAACTTTTGAAAGGTGCCGATCTTGAGCGTGCTGCAAAGGTCAGTGGTGCGCGCTTTTATTACCTCATGAACGAGCTCGTCATACTGGATCTGGCCCTTGTTAGGTTCGCACTCGACAGACTCATCGAGAAGGGCTTTACACCTGTCGTACCCCCATATATGGTTCACCGCTTCGTTGAGGAGGGTGTCACGAGCTTCGACGACTTCGCAGACGTCATATACAAAGTTGAAGGAGAGGACCTCTATCTCATACCAACCGCCGAGCATCCCCTCGCCGGCCTTCACGCCAACGAGATAATCGAGGGAAAGGACCTTCCGTTGTTGTACGTTGGTTTCTCCCCGTGCTTCAGGAAGGAGGCCGGAACAGCAGGAAAGGACACAAAGGGAATCTTCCGCGTTCACCAGTTCCACAAGGTCGAGCAATTCGTCTATTCTCGCCCGGAGGAGAGCTGGGAATGGCACGAGAAGCTCATAGCCAACGCTGAAGAGATATTCCAGGCTCTGGAGATACCCTACCGCATCGTGAACATCTGCACCGGCGATCTCGGCTACGTTGCGGCAAAGAAGTACGACATCGAGGCATGGATGGCGGGTCAGGGCAAGTTCAGGGAGGTCGTCAGCGCAAGCAACTGCACCGGCTGGCAGGCCAGAAGACTGAACATCCGCTACCGCGACAAGACCCACGAGAAGCCCAAGTTCGTCCACACTCTCAACTCGACGGCAATAGCAACGTCGAGGGCAATCGTTGCCATCCTCGAGAATCACCAGACAGCAGAGGGCGTCGTAAAGCTCCCAAAGGCCATCTGGAAGTACACGGGCTTCAAGGAGATTCTGCCGGCTTACATGAAGGAGAGGTGCTGTGAGAATTGA
- a CDS encoding PadR family transcriptional regulator, with product MERPKYKGHLKLLILKMLSEKPMHGYGIMAELEKTYGIPHPSPGTVYPILASLRRSGLIEITGGGKREKRLYMATEKGNEYLREHGEELREVMELLNRFREFSRLGGRDLGEALKEVFNSVERLTDEQRRALIKEFAEFTKRVRLILLGEIPEGEGDE from the coding sequence ATGGAGAGACCCAAATACAAAGGACATCTAAAGCTGCTCATACTCAAGATGCTCTCTGAGAAGCCCATGCATGGCTACGGGATAATGGCGGAACTTGAAAAAACATACGGAATTCCACACCCTAGTCCAGGGACCGTTTACCCCATACTCGCTTCTCTGAGGCGTTCCGGTCTCATTGAGATAACGGGGGGAGGGAAGAGGGAAAAGCGTCTCTACATGGCGACGGAGAAGGGGAACGAATACCTGAGGGAACATGGGGAAGAGCTCAGGGAGGTTATGGAGCTGCTCAACCGCTTCAGGGAGTTTTCGCGGCTCGGTGGGAGGGATCTGGGGGAGGCGCTTAAGGAAGTGTTCAACTCCGTCGAGCGGCTCACGGACGAACAGAGACGGGCACTCATAAAGGAATTTGCTGAGTTCACGAAGAGGGTAAGGCTCATCCTCCTCGGCGAGATCCCGGAAGGTGAGGGAGATGAATGA
- a CDS encoding ferredoxin family protein, with translation MNDAPDWRGYYKEMKDTAPLVIHYPLCGGGEECIFVCPFSDKIWEVVPMKVSLFGVKYKVRLRPFMVNPENCRKCYICVQACPTGALRPVERPVKHPALVFLYNSLKLPFKKKYGLKFVFREEHGERFRRNNWPEKYEVV, from the coding sequence ATGAATGATGCACCCGACTGGAGGGGGTACTATAAGGAGATGAAGGATACAGCTCCACTGGTTATACACTACCCTCTCTGCGGAGGCGGGGAAGAGTGCATCTTCGTCTGTCCTTTCAGCGATAAGATCTGGGAAGTCGTGCCAATGAAGGTGAGCCTCTTCGGGGTCAAATACAAAGTCCGTCTCAGGCCCTTCATGGTAAACCCCGAGAACTGCAGAAAGTGCTACATCTGCGTCCAGGCGTGTCCAACCGGCGCGTTGAGGCCCGTTGAAAGGCCTGTAAAGCACCCGGCGCTCGTTTTCCTCTACAATTCTCTAAAACTGCCTTTCAAAAAGAAATACGGTCTTAAGTTTGTCTTCCGCGAGGAGCACGGCGAGAGGTTCAGGCGCAACAACTGGCCGGAGAAGTATGAGGTGGTCTGA
- a CDS encoding phosphoglycerate kinase has translation MFKLDDFDYHGKTVFLRADLNSPVKGGKIISDARFRALLPTVIYLLEGGAKVVIGTHQSKPYKGDYTTTEEHARVLTDLLGQDVEYVEDIFGRYAREKIRGLRPGEALILENLRFASEEVKYKPIEECERTFFVRKLAPLIDYVVNDAFAAAHRSQPSLVGFAHLKPMIMGFLMEREVKALTKAYGTEERPRVYVLGGAKVGDSLRVAENVLRTGRADLILTGGLVGHVFTLAKGFHLGDANLEFMERLGLLELIDRAEKILDEFYPQVKTPVDFAVDYRGERVEVDLLSEEKWLFDNHPILDIGSRTIGKYREVLMEAKVIVANGPMGVFERDEFAVGTVGVFKAIGESPAFSVVGGGHSIAGVYRYNIKGISHVSTGGGAMLSFFAGERLPVLEAFRVSYERFRDMVKGRTDRTLRGHP, from the coding sequence ATGTTCAAGCTCGATGACTTTGACTATCACGGGAAAACCGTTTTTCTCAGGGCCGATTTAAATTCCCCGGTGAAGGGGGGTAAAATCATAAGTGATGCACGTTTTAGGGCCCTCCTACCAACCGTGATATACCTCCTCGAAGGTGGGGCAAAGGTCGTCATCGGCACCCATCAGAGCAAGCCGTACAAGGGGGACTACACGACCACGGAGGAACACGCAAGGGTCCTGACCGATCTTCTTGGGCAGGACGTGGAGTACGTTGAGGACATCTTCGGAAGGTACGCCCGTGAGAAAATCAGGGGGTTGAGGCCGGGTGAAGCGTTGATCCTTGAAAACCTTCGCTTCGCGTCGGAGGAGGTCAAATACAAACCCATCGAGGAGTGTGAGAGGACGTTCTTCGTGAGAAAACTCGCCCCACTCATAGATTACGTGGTCAACGACGCCTTCGCGGCCGCCCACCGTTCCCAGCCCTCCCTGGTGGGCTTCGCCCATCTGAAACCCATGATAATGGGTTTTCTAATGGAGAGGGAGGTCAAGGCCCTCACCAAGGCGTACGGAACGGAGGAGAGGCCCAGGGTTTACGTCCTAGGAGGGGCAAAGGTGGGCGACTCGCTCCGCGTTGCCGAGAACGTCCTGAGAACCGGGAGGGCTGACCTCATACTCACCGGTGGGCTGGTAGGCCACGTCTTCACCCTCGCCAAAGGTTTCCATCTCGGCGACGCCAACCTTGAGTTCATGGAAAGGCTGGGTCTCCTGGAGCTGATCGATCGGGCCGAGAAAATCCTCGACGAGTTCTATCCTCAGGTGAAAACCCCTGTTGATTTCGCTGTTGATTACAGGGGGGAGCGCGTCGAGGTTGACCTGTTAAGCGAAGAGAAATGGCTGTTTGATAATCACCCGATACTGGATATCGGTTCTAGGACGATCGGAAAGTACCGCGAGGTTCTGATGGAGGCAAAGGTAATAGTGGCCAACGGGCCGATGGGGGTCTTTGAGAGGGATGAGTTTGCTGTTGGAACGGTTGGGGTCTTCAAGGCAATCGGTGAGAGTCCGGCCTTCAGCGTAGTAGGCGGTGGCCACAGCATAGCGGGTGTATACCGGTACAACATAAAGGGGATAAGCCACGTCTCCACCGGAGGAGGTGCTATGCTGAGTTTCTTCGCAGGGGAGAGGCTACCGGTTCTTGAAGCGTTCAGGGTGAGTTATGAGAGGTTCCGGGATATGGTGAAAGGACGTACAGACCGCACACTCCGCGGTCACCCGTAG